The window CCTTGACGACGTCCGGATGCTCCCCCATCATGACCTGATATCCAACCTGGTCTACAGCGGAGGCGCCGTGACCGACCTCATTGTCGACGGCCGACTCATCATGAAGGGCGGAGAGATACTGACCTTCGATGAGGAACAGGCTAAGAAAGACTTCGAGGAAGCCTCGCTGGAGCTTATAAAATGAAGATCGCCGTGCTCTTCTCCGGCGGCAAGGACTCGAACTATGCGCTATTCTGTGCCACGCATTATGGGTGGGACGTCACACACCTGGTTACGGCTTTTTCGTCATCGCCCGAATCGTACATGTACCACGTGCCGGCCATCGAGCTTACCAGGCTGGCGGCCGAATCCATTGGCCTGCCGCTCATCGAAGTGGTAACGCCGCCCGACCCGGAGGCAGAGCTCATGCCTCTCCGGGATGCGCTTAAAGAGCTGAACGTCGACGGCATCGTATCCGGCGCGCTGGCCTCCGAGTACCAGCGCCGCAGGCTCGACCAGATCTGCCAGGATATCGGGATCAAGTCCTTTGCGCCGCTCTGGCATAAAGTGCAGCGGGACTACGTCCGGGAAATGGTCGGCGAAGGTTTTGGTATAATGGTCACCGGGTGCTATGCTGAAGGCCTGGACGAGTCGTGGCTGGGAAAGATACTTGATGGAGAGGCGCTGGATAAGCTGGACCGGCTTCACAGGAAATACGGCATCAGCGTGGCCGGAGAGGGCGGGGAGTACGAATCCTTCGTGGCTTATGGGCCCCATATGCGACGGCGGGTATGCGTGGAATATGAAAAAGAGTGGAAGCGCGATTCTGGTAAGATCATCGTGAAGAATGCATGGCTGGAATAATCCCGGGCCATTAAGCGTGATTTGATAAGATAAACTCACGGCGTTTCTGTCTTATATCGCCCGCGGTACTCGATCTCCCGGACCCGCTCCAGGACATCGTCGGCGCCTTCGAACGTTGCGCGGTACCCTTCGGCAAAAGCCTCCATGAGCTTTTCGTGGTTCGTGTGGGAGCTGATGAGCGTCTGGTAAAAGACGTGGACGTCGACGCCCCGGGACTCGAGCATCTCGTCCCAGAAGGACAGCCCGAAATCGATGAGATAGATACGCTCTCCTTTTACGAGCATGTTCGACGTCGTCAGGTCCCCGTGGATAATGCCGCCGCTGTGCAGCTTACCGACCAGCACGCCGGCCTTTCTCGCTTTTTCCTCGTCGATGACGTCCTTCAGGGGCGTGCCATGGATCGTCTCCATGACAAGGTCAAAGCGGCCCACGTCGTAGATGATCGGAGTGGGGATGCCCAGCTTGCGTGCCTCGGACATGATCTTCGCCTCAGCCCTCGTCCGCTCGGAGCGGAGCCGCTCGTCCAGCTCGCGGATTCGATAGCCCTTCTTGATGCGTGTCTTCACGGTCTCGTCGTCCTCGATGAGCACGACCGCCTCGGCACCTCTCTTCTCTACAGCCATGGTATGTCCACCTCGTCCGGCCTGAAACACGGGTTGACCGCGGAGCCCTCGACTGGAAGCGTCATGCCGTGCTTAAGCTGCAAAAGCCCCGTATAGGCGATCATCGAGCCGTTGTCCCCAAAATATTTCCGGGGCGGCGCATAGAACTTCGCGCCCCTGGCCTTGCACATCTCGCCGAGCATCTGCTGGAGGCGCATGTTGGCGCCGACGCCTCCGGCGATGAGGCATTCGTCCTTGCCCGTGTGCGCCATCGCCCGCTCGGTGACCTCGACGAGCATGGCGAAAGCGTTCTCCTGCAGCGAGTAGCAGACGTCCTCCCGGGGATGGACGGCGGCGGCTTCCTTTGCCGACGACATCATGCCCGAAAAGGACAGGTCCATGCCCTTGACCACGTATGGTAAATGAATGTAATTCCTGCCCTCCTTCGCGAGGGCCTCGATCTTCGGCCCGCCGGGGTGCTGAAGCCCGAGGAACCGGCCGAATTTATCCAGGGCGTTCCCGATGCCGATGTCCAGGGTCTCTCCAAAAATGCGGTACTTTCCCGCCCGGAATGCCAGCACCTGCGAGTTGGCGCCGCTGACATACAGCGTTACAGGGTCACGGCAGCCTGTCTGCCAGCGCCCGACCTCGATGTGGGCGACGCAGTGGTTAACTCCGATAAGCGGTATGTCGCAGGCCAGCGCCAGCGCCCTCGCCGCCGTGGCCACCGTCCTGAGGCACGGGCCCAGGCCAGGCCCTTGTGAAAACGCCACGCCGTCGAACTCAACGCCGGAGTCGACGACCTTCTTTATGACCTCACCTATGTGGGCCGCGTGGTGCTGGGCTGCTACCATGGGGTGAATGCCTCCGGTCTCCGGGATATAGGGGTCAGCCGCTTCCGCGTAGACTTTATCCCAGCCCACAATCGCTGCCGAGAGGCTCCAGGCCGTTCCCTCTATGCCGAGGACTTTTTCACAGCGCATAAAATCCGGTCTTTATATACATGGTTTTATTTAATAAGTTTTGGCATATGGTCCACAAGAGTTATTTATAACATTCTCATAAGCCGAGGGAAAAACATCGTTTACTCTATAGAGTTATAATAAAAAATAACAGTTATTAAATTACTTCATCAGGCTGTTCTTAACAAAGTCGGCAATAACAGGTATGTCGAATGGTTTACCTGTATAGATCATATAGGCACCGTACCACCCGTATAACAGGCCGATGATCCATATTATTGTGCCCAGACAGAAGAACCAGCTTAGAATAACTGCAATAATCCATAAAACTAAACCATATACTATGGCTTGAAGCCCATGGAATTTTAAAAATTTACTATCTCCGCC of the Methanocella sp. genome contains:
- a CDS encoding bifunctional N(6)-L-threonylcarbamoyladenine synthase/serine/threonine protein kinase; amino-acid sequence: MRCEKVLGIEGTAWSLSAAIVGWDKVYAEAADPYIPETGGIHPMVAAQHHAAHIGEVIKKVVDSGVEFDGVAFSQGPGLGPCLRTVATAARALALACDIPLIGVNHCVAHIEVGRWQTGCRDPVTLYVSGANSQVLAFRAGKYRIFGETLDIGIGNALDKFGRFLGLQHPGGPKIEALAKEGRNYIHLPYVVKGMDLSFSGMMSSAKEAAAVHPREDVCYSLQENAFAMLVEVTERAMAHTGKDECLIAGGVGANMRLQQMLGEMCKARGAKFYAPPRKYFGDNGSMIAYTGLLQLKHGMTLPVEGSAVNPCFRPDEVDIPWL
- a CDS encoding Kae1-associated kinase Bud32 encodes the protein MAVEKRGAEAVVLIEDDETVKTRIKKGYRIRELDERLRSERTRAEAKIMSEARKLGIPTPIIYDVGRFDLVMETIHGTPLKDVIDEEKARKAGVLVGKLHSGGIIHGDLTTSNMLVKGERIYLIDFGLSFWDEMLESRGVDVHVFYQTLISSHTNHEKLMEAFAEGYRATFEGADDVLERVREIEYRGRYKTETP
- a CDS encoding diphthine--ammonia ligase, yielding MKIAVLFSGGKDSNYALFCATHYGWDVTHLVTAFSSSPESYMYHVPAIELTRLAAESIGLPLIEVVTPPDPEAELMPLRDALKELNVDGIVSGALASEYQRRRLDQICQDIGIKSFAPLWHKVQRDYVREMVGEGFGIMVTGCYAEGLDESWLGKILDGEALDKLDRLHRKYGISVAGEGGEYESFVAYGPHMRRRVCVEYEKEWKRDSGKIIVKNAWLE